In Bacillus sp. NP247, one DNA window encodes the following:
- the phnA gene encoding alkylphosphonate utilization operon protein PhnA, whose translation MATLPNCPKCNSEYTYEDGALFVCPECAHEWGQEAEAENNDGAKVVKDANGNVLQDGDAVTVIKDLKVKGTSSVVKIGTKVKSIRLVEGDHDIDCKIDGFGAMKLKSQFVKKA comes from the coding sequence ATGGCTACTTTACCAAATTGTCCAAAATGTAATTCAGAATATACGTATGAGGATGGTGCTCTTTTCGTATGTCCAGAATGTGCCCATGAGTGGGGTCAAGAAGCGGAAGCTGAAAATAATGATGGTGCAAAAGTTGTAAAAGATGCGAACGGAAACGTTCTTCAAGACGGCGATGCTGTTACTGTAATTAAAGATCTAAAGGTAAAAGGAACTTCTTCAGTTGTAAAGATTGGTACGAAAGTAAAGAGTATCCGTCTAGTTGAGGGAGATCACGATATCGATTGCAAAATCGACGGTTTCGGAGCTATGAAGTTAAAATCACAGTTCGTTAAGAAGGCGTAA
- the fetB gene encoding ABC transporter permease: protein MKGVIELQIWQLAAAYIFILILIGLVKLKGIPREKQITIATLRMTIQLVLVAYVLTYIFENSNPFYTIALITSITTFAIFNIYKRINIPMSKELKRVAALSMIAGSIGPLLLFIFVIIGHDPWYAPQYIVPIAGMLIGNAMTGICLGANTFLSSMKSQRDHIEGALMLGATPKEAAAPLIRDAFDSAILPTINSMVGMGIISLPGMMTGQILSGVSPFTAIQYQIAIILGISGSTAFSVIIFLQLGYKTFFNKRCQLKEVEVQS, encoded by the coding sequence TTGAAGGGCGTTATTGAACTACAAATTTGGCAACTTGCAGCTGCATATATTTTCATCCTTATTTTAATCGGGCTGGTGAAGTTAAAAGGAATACCGCGTGAGAAACAAATTACAATTGCTACATTACGTATGACGATTCAGCTCGTACTAGTCGCATATGTCCTTACATACATATTTGAAAATAGTAATCCGTTTTATACAATAGCTCTCATTACTTCTATTACTACATTTGCAATTTTTAATATTTATAAACGAATTAATATTCCAATGTCAAAAGAATTAAAACGAGTAGCCGCCCTCTCCATGATTGCTGGATCAATTGGCCCTCTTCTACTATTTATCTTTGTCATTATCGGACACGATCCTTGGTATGCTCCGCAGTATATCGTTCCTATTGCCGGTATGCTAATCGGTAACGCTATGACAGGCATTTGCCTCGGGGCAAATACCTTTTTAAGCAGCATGAAATCACAAAGAGACCATATTGAAGGTGCACTTATGCTTGGGGCAACACCGAAAGAAGCAGCTGCTCCGCTCATCCGAGACGCTTTTGACTCTGCCATTTTACCAACAATTAATTCTATGGTCGGAATGGGAATTATAAGCTTACCAGGCATGATGACAGGACAAATTTTATCCGGTGTATCACCATTTACAGCTATTCAATATCAAATTGCGATTATACTTGGTATTTCTGGAAGTACAGCTTTCTCTGTTATTATCTTCTTACAGCTTGGATATAAAACGTTCTTTAATAAGCGATGCCAGTTGAAAGAGGTTGAAGTACAATCATAA
- a CDS encoding aspartyl-phosphate phosphatase Spo0E family protein, whose amino-acid sequence MNLMKLNDRIEAKKKELIYLVEKYGFTHDKVISFSQELDRLLNLLIELKTKKKRCSL is encoded by the coding sequence ATGAACTTAATGAAACTAAACGATCGAATAGAAGCAAAGAAGAAAGAATTGATCTATCTCGTTGAAAAGTATGGATTCACTCATGATAAAGTGATTTCTTTCAGTCAAGAATTAGATCGTTTACTTAATTTGTTAATAGAGCTCAAAACTAAGAAAAAACGTTGCTCATTATAA
- a CDS encoding ATP-binding cassette domain-containing protein: MFILKDIKYKDILHIPYLQIQQEKITCIIGESGSGKSTLLRMLNDLQSPTSGTIEYNGKSILDYPPIQLRREVVMLGQTPPIFDGTIKDNLLMGLRFSEKPFPNDDALRDSLTTVSLDKKLEDNASSLSGGEKQRLAFARIILMDPPVYLLDEPTSALDGDTEHRVMKQFTILAREKKKTVIFITHSQQLPEEIADDIIEISKTNGATRKEVLSIEGRY, translated from the coding sequence ATGTTTATATTAAAAGACATCAAATATAAAGATATTCTACACATTCCTTACTTACAAATTCAACAAGAAAAAATAACTTGTATTATCGGTGAAAGTGGTAGCGGAAAAAGCACATTACTTCGTATGTTAAACGATTTACAATCGCCAACATCTGGCACAATTGAATATAACGGAAAGTCTATTTTAGATTATCCCCCCATTCAATTACGCCGTGAAGTTGTCATGCTCGGACAAACTCCGCCTATTTTTGATGGAACAATTAAAGATAATTTATTAATGGGACTTCGATTTTCTGAAAAGCCATTTCCAAATGACGATGCCCTGCGGGACTCATTAACGACTGTTAGTCTAGATAAAAAATTAGAAGATAACGCCTCTTCTTTATCAGGTGGCGAAAAACAAAGACTTGCTTTCGCTCGTATTATACTAATGGATCCGCCCGTCTATTTATTAGATGAACCAACTTCGGCACTAGATGGTGATACAGAACACCGCGTTATGAAACAATTTACTATACTCGCAAGAGAAAAGAAAAAAACAGTTATCTTCATTACACACTCACAACAACTTCCAGAAGAAATCGCAGACGATATTATTGAAATTAGTAAAACAAACGGTGCAACTAGAAAGGAAGTGCTATCAATTGAAGGGCGTTATTGA
- a CDS encoding DUF2628 domain-containing protein — translation MMYVKETVLQETISQQELHKGVQKNTAYYDFKWGQVNNPEKENTWNWVAFIFPHFWLAYRKMYQLFIILTLLAVPTLITATFIDIPMWIDFIIYVGTMLFTGWQGNRLYYKHVIRILHKAEDVPDYKKEYYLQSKGGAHIGLMIGLQAIVIAVFGVISFGLAHLPTEPNIKNVVRLSLEGEALESITDKPNWKYVKKEKEYDIVEFTGYDYEEKKNVKIKFAVYLNDDYFEWQEIYLNNKKLSEEEAEEYQIYVEENMWFF, via the coding sequence ATGATGTACGTGAAGGAAACTGTTTTACAAGAAACCATCTCCCAGCAAGAACTACATAAAGGTGTTCAAAAGAATACAGCATATTACGATTTTAAGTGGGGACAAGTGAACAATCCCGAGAAAGAAAATACGTGGAATTGGGTAGCATTTATCTTCCCGCACTTTTGGTTAGCTTATCGTAAAATGTATCAGTTATTTATTATACTTACGTTATTAGCGGTACCTACTTTAATTACAGCTACTTTTATTGATATACCAATGTGGATAGATTTTATAATATATGTGGGGACGATGCTGTTTACTGGATGGCAAGGGAATCGATTGTATTATAAGCATGTTATCCGTATTTTACATAAGGCAGAAGATGTGCCTGATTATAAGAAAGAGTATTATTTACAATCAAAAGGCGGCGCTCATATCGGGCTTATGATTGGTTTACAAGCAATAGTAATTGCGGTATTTGGCGTGATAAGTTTCGGTTTAGCTCATTTACCGACTGAACCTAATATTAAAAACGTTGTTCGCTTAAGTCTTGAAGGAGAGGCTTTAGAGTCTATCACAGACAAACCAAATTGGAAGTACGTTAAAAAAGAAAAAGAGTATGACATAGTGGAATTTACTGGTTATGATTATGAAGAAAAGAAAAATGTGAAAATTAAATTCGCTGTATATTTAAATGATGATTACTTTGAATGGCAAGAAATTTATTTAAATAATAAAAAGTTAAGTGAAGAAGAAGCAGAAGAGTATCAAATTTACGTTGAAGAAAATATGTGGTTTTTCTAG
- a CDS encoding Rpn family recombination-promoting nuclease/putative transposase — MSKKLVNLRIDFAFKQLFGTSGSEDILITFLNAMLQESLESPIASLQLEDPHLHRQYEDDKLSILDVLATLNTGTKVNVEIQLNNNHHMIKRSLYYWGKLYTSQLQKGMVYSELCKTITVNLLNFNMFPEYGEFHTTGVLWNRKQKRILSDDIEIHVVEIPKLMRQWKAEKINPWEDAFVRWLLLLPANEDEQLTELLEDIAMSQDPMLQKAMNKWEDMSRDSSFKQAYDAREKVLMDEAAKFAHAEKEGLKRGIEQGIEQGKIQLIRGMYEKGMPIEDIAKFTDLNIEEIRELLR; from the coding sequence ATGTCCAAGAAATTAGTTAATTTACGTATTGATTTTGCGTTTAAACAATTATTTGGTACAAGTGGTAGCGAAGATATTCTTATTACATTTTTGAATGCGATGTTACAGGAATCTTTGGAATCACCAATTGCTTCATTACAACTAGAGGATCCTCATTTACATCGTCAATATGAGGACGATAAATTATCGATTTTAGATGTTTTAGCTACATTAAATACGGGTACAAAGGTTAATGTGGAGATTCAGTTGAATAATAATCACCATATGATAAAACGAAGTTTATACTATTGGGGAAAACTATATACATCTCAACTGCAAAAAGGGATGGTGTATAGTGAACTTTGTAAAACAATTACTGTGAACTTATTGAATTTTAACATGTTTCCTGAGTATGGTGAGTTTCATACAACGGGGGTTCTTTGGAATAGGAAACAGAAAAGAATATTAAGCGATGACATAGAAATTCATGTTGTCGAGATTCCAAAATTAATGCGGCAGTGGAAAGCGGAAAAAATAAATCCTTGGGAAGATGCATTTGTACGTTGGTTGTTATTGTTACCGGCGAATGAAGATGAACAATTGACAGAACTATTGGAGGATATTGCGATGAGCCAAGACCCAATGTTACAAAAAGCGATGAATAAATGGGAAGATATGAGTCGAGATTCTTCTTTCAAGCAAGCATATGACGCCAGAGAAAAAGTACTAATGGATGAGGCTGCGAAATTTGCGCATGCAGAAAAGGAAGGACTTAAAAGAGGAATTGAACAAGGAATCGAACAAGGGAAAATACAGTTAATTCGTGGGATGTATGAGAAAGGGATGCCGATTGAAGATATCGCGAAGTTTACTGATTTAAATATAGAGGAAATTAGGGAGTTATTAAGATAA
- a CDS encoding NAD(P)/FAD-dependent oxidoreductase, protein MKHLVILGGGYGGMRILQRLLPSNQLPDDVQVTLIDKVPYHCFKTEYYALVAGTISETHIRIPFPEHPRLNIQYGTITNIDLETKAVHLDGGETIQYDDLIIGLGCEDKYHNVPGAKEYTHSLQSIEQTRKTYEQLNSLEPNATVAVVGAGLSGVEVASELRESRSDLKIYLFDRKDRILFPYPEKLSRYVEEWFIKHNVTIIRNSNITKVEPNIVYNHEEPLECDAIVWTAGIQANAVVRNLPVEQDGSGRVVLTKYHNIPNNEHVYVVGDCAALPHAPSAQLAEGQGEQIVQILLKCWNNEPLPDELPVIKLKGVLGSLGKKHGFGLLANQPLMGRVPRLLKSGLLWMYKYHNG, encoded by the coding sequence ATGAAACACCTCGTAATACTGGGTGGTGGCTACGGTGGAATGAGAATTCTGCAGCGGCTACTTCCAAGCAACCAACTTCCAGATGATGTACAAGTGACATTAATCGACAAAGTACCATATCATTGCTTCAAAACTGAATATTATGCATTAGTGGCGGGTACAATTTCAGAAACACATATTCGCATACCGTTTCCTGAGCACCCACGTCTTAATATTCAATATGGCACAATCACAAATATTGATCTTGAAACGAAAGCCGTTCATCTCGATGGAGGTGAAACAATCCAATATGATGATTTAATTATCGGACTTGGCTGTGAAGATAAATATCATAACGTTCCTGGGGCGAAGGAATATACACATAGCCTACAATCGATTGAACAAACACGTAAGACATATGAACAATTAAATAGTCTAGAACCAAATGCAACAGTAGCTGTCGTTGGCGCTGGCTTAAGTGGCGTTGAAGTGGCAAGTGAACTTCGTGAAAGCCGTTCTGATTTAAAAATCTATTTATTTGATAGAAAAGATAGAATTTTATTCCCATATCCAGAGAAATTAAGTAGATATGTAGAAGAATGGTTTATAAAACATAACGTTACCATTATACGAAACTCTAACATTACAAAAGTGGAACCAAATATTGTATACAACCATGAGGAACCACTTGAATGTGATGCAATCGTCTGGACAGCTGGTATTCAAGCAAATGCAGTTGTTCGAAACCTTCCAGTTGAACAAGATGGTAGCGGACGGGTTGTTTTAACAAAATATCACAATATTCCAAATAACGAGCACGTTTATGTTGTAGGAGATTGTGCAGCACTTCCACATGCACCATCTGCTCAACTTGCTGAAGGTCAAGGAGAGCAAATTGTCCAAATATTATTAAAATGTTGGAATAATGAACCACTTCCTGATGAACTGCCTGTTATTAAATTAAAAGGTGTTCTCGGTTCTCTCGGCAAAAAACACGGATTTGGTTTACTAGCAAACCAACCATTAATGGGGCGTGTACCGCGATTATTAAAATCCGGTCTTCTTTGGATGTACAAATATCATAATGGTTAA